AGTATGATCCCTGCCATCTGCTAGAGCCTGTCCTCTGCTCAAACAGCCCGACTGGCTCCTAGCTGGCTCTGCGGGTGGCTGACCAGACACCCCTCTGCCTCTCTTATTCAGGCTCAAAAGCCATGACCTAACAGTCACATTCAAAGACCCTGCGTTTACTCCAACACGTGGGATTCCACAGGGAATGGTCTGATACACCTCAGGATTATATAGATGTGCCCCGCACATCCATGGGAATGATTATTACTGACCCACCATGAGGAGACTCGCCCAGGGGCTGCGTCAAGTCCTGCAGGCTCGAGCTGAAGCACCATGGAAGGGGATGCTGCTCGGGACTTCCAGATAAAGATACACACATGAGGTCATCAGGACCAGGGCCTAAGCTGTTCTCAGTGGGGACCAGAGAGGGGGCCAGGCAGGACTAAACCCAAGGCCAGGTTCTGAGGGAGAGGGGGCACTGTGGGCAGCAGGGGTGGGAGGCCTCATGACTGGGGCCCATGAGGAGTATGCTCCCAACCGCAACAGGGACCTTTGGCAGCTGGCTGCTGTCCTCCTGATGGAGACTGAGCAGAGCCCCGAAGGGGCTGACAGTGCCTCTCACCGGGGGTGGTGGCaggctgtgggtgggggtgggtggaatTCCTGCAGCCAGCTCCCTGTGGGCCAGCCTCTCTCAAGGGTCAGAAGTGCAGGACTTTAGTCTCTAGGAGAGAAGCCTCACTCAGAGgtgtctatgtctgtgagttgtCCTGACTAGATGATTAACTCCCAGGCACCTGTGTCCCTTCAAAACAAATGGTCGTGACAAAAAATGcttcttttccaaattcactggtCACGGGTCATCACATGACCCTTCCAAAGTGAAGAGGCCTGGCAGGGCCGTGTCCCCATGtgtgcagggagagaggaagacaaGAAGTAACtgaacacctgctgctgctgctgctgctgctgctgagtcgcttcagtcctgtccgactctgtgcgaccccacagacggcagcccaccaggctcctccatccttgggatcctccaggcaagaacactggagtgggttgccatttccttctccaatgcatgaaagtgaaaagtgaaagtgaggtcgctcagtcatgtccgactcctagagaccccacggactgcagcctaccaggctcctccgtccatgggattttccaggcaagagtactggagtggggtgccattgccttctctgactgaaCACCTGACATCTCTCCAATCCCACACTGCCTACCAGATGCTCAACAAagagcagcagttagaacttaTAATGACAAAATCTCCTGTTTTGGGGAAGACAGTCTGAGCAGGTCACATGGGTCTTGAAATTCTCAACCATTTCCAAGTGTCCACTGACTATGTGGCAGGTGCCATGTATGTAGCCAGAATCACATCTTCTGTTCCTGttgttctctggcactcagcaggGAGAGCTGCCCCTTCAGCCCCCTGCACCCGCCCGCACACCGGACAGCAGTGACCTCACCACCTCCTGAGGCCTGGAACTCGCTCCTGTCATTTGATGCCAGGCACAGCCTTAACCTGTTGAGTCTCTGCTGCCTCCACACTTCTGAACCTGCCTGAAGCCAGGGACGCTGGTGGAtgctgcatctttttttttaatataacagcaaaagagacagatgtatggATGTTGCATCTCTTCTGGCTAGTACTTCTTTCTTTTGTCATTTGGATCTCAGACTCTGAGTctcagataaataaaaaaaagCAGTCAAAATCGCTGCTCTGTGCGTTTTCCTCTTAGAGGTTATGTTATTCAAccggggtgtatgtgtgtgtttgagggGTGTGGAGCAGTGTCTTTCCCAGCTGGGAATCAAAGTTCCCAGGATCCAGTCACCCAGCAGGATTTCTCCACTTAGCAGCTTCTCTTCACTCATTCCATCCCTCTGATATCTAGAGCATGGGCACAAGTGGCCAAAATAAAGTCCAGATGACCAAATAAATGGTCATTTCAATATACTTGGTAATCTGCTTTCCCAGGACAGAGAGCAGAGGGCCAGCCCAGGGAATACTGGGCCATACTTCAAAGCAACATTTGCTCTTCTCCAGGATTCTGAGCAGATGGTGGGGCAGTGGTAGAAAACACCTCCTTTGCCCCTGTGGTCAACAGCAATGCAACAACAGGCAGGACCCCTTCCTTCCTGCCCGAGAAAGAGAtctctctgtgttttatccaagATGCAAAAGGATACCTCACAGCAATGATCTGTTTCAGATTTTCCTGTCACCCCCAAGACACACTGTCTGCAAGTCTGAAGGATGCCACCACGCAGCCTCATCACAATCACCTCCCACAGAAGGAACCCAGTTTCCCAAAGCCCCAGAACGCCCTGGCTCAGACATTGACATTGCAGCGTTCCTCTAGGAGCCCGAGCGCCCCGCCCTGTGTTGCCTGGTTTAGTGTGACTAGGGGACTTATCTCCACCTTCTTCGTGTGACTACGGCTCCTAGATCATCGCTCAAGGTGTGGGGGGTGTCCGGCTTCTCCCAGTGTCCCCACTGCTAACCCAGCCTTTCATGGAGCAGCGGCTCCATAAAGGTCTTTGGAATACACGAGCCAGTGAGCAGGGGGCTCAATTCATTATCCGCTGATTCCTTAAATAACCCAGGCAAATCCAAATGAACAAGACATTATTTAGTTTTTGAAAATGACACACAAGAAGGACAGAACCATGAATTCACTACAATTACTCTTATCATCTCTTCCATCATCAATATTACTGCCAAGTAAGCTCACTTTTCCAAAACAGTTCTAATTCCAATTCCACTGCATCCTGTTCAGGACCACAAAACACAATGGAAGAGTCTCCAATCTCTTTtacaaaacagcaaaactctTGCTCACAATCTGGGTAAGCGCAAATGCACTGTGATCAGCATCATTCACGAAGCTGAGACACTGAAGTTTATTTAGCATTCTATGAAAACAATCAAAGTCTGAAAATTATCTAAGGAGAACTGGTGAATCTCCATGTcatcacacagaaaacaaatgcaaTGAAGCTATACACTGGTTCCCCAAACTGCCCCAGGCCCTCACTTCTGAGAAGGCTGACCGCTCCCTCTTCAATCTCAGAGCGAAGGCTCACCTGGATGCTGCTCTGGCTCAGTCCGCCTCATCGTCCTCCCTTGCAGCCTCTGCAGACTGCAGTGGGAAGGCCCTCAAAGCCCTTTGTTTGACCCTGAGCAGAAATGCCATGATTTCCCACTTGCTGGTCTCCGCATAAGCCCGGGGACCCCACAGGAACTCATAGCGAGCAGGGTGGCTGTAAGGCACCTGCCGGTACTCCAGGTacccctcctgcacccacacgTGGGTCAGAAGCGTCCTGGGCTCCCCAAAGATGCAGTGCACACTCCCAGCATACACACCCAATCTGCTGAGTGCTCCCCAGACCTTCTGCTCAGGGGCACGGTCTCCATTCCGCATGATCAGGTTGAGGACCAGCACCAGGAGGCCGGCCTTGGGGATGCTCTGCCCACTGCTCAGCATTGCGTTGCAGCTGAGGCCCAGGATGGAGACCATGATGTAGATGTGCTCCCTGGGGTCCACCTCCTTCACTTCCACGCCAAAGACCAGCTGCAGGCACTGCGAGGCTTGGCTGAAGACCACCGGGAAGTACTCCTGGTTATCCCTGAGGACCTTATTCAGCATTTCCGCCTGGGAGGTCGGCTCCTTGGCTCGATACTTGAGGAGCAGGAACTTCATTAGGCTAGCTATCATCTCATTCAGCGCTTCCTGGGGCAAGGACTCCCCAGTGCCTAAGGAGGACACTGTGGGGGAGGAGGCCGAGGCAGATGCAGCCACCCCTGCCTCAGCCCCCAAGAGCTGCGCATTCACCGGGCCCTGGGCCTCGCCAGGGTCCTGAAAATCTTCCTCGGGCTTGCTCAGCTCACTCATCTCGACCACGAGCGTGATGCCTGGGATCAAACCACAGACAGGAGTCAGCCAGGGTGACAGATGGGGACCACGGGCCAGGCTGGGGGAGAGAGGGGCTGTGAATGGCCTCAGCTGAGCACCACACCCTGGGCGGACTGACACAGGCAACTTACAGGTCTCCGCTTGAGGGGTGCTCTCAGACCTCACAGGGGAAAGCCTCCGGGGCAGCCAGTCCCCTGGCTACCGGAAGGAGGAAGTGAGGTGGCTCCGCAGGGTACAGTCAGCACAGTCCAAGACTTCCGAGGCTGACAAGGTGGGGGATTAGGCCCTTGGGTGGTCCCTTCCGTTCTGGGGTGGGGAGTCCCCGGTGCACACTCAGGGTACCCTCCTCACCTTGACTCCTGGTACTGCCTGCACCTTCTCTGCCCTCTGACCTCAGGGCACGCGCCTCAGtcctctgccttcccttcctggttcctgcagctcctgtgagAAAAAGGGAAGGGGGCAGCTCGGGGGTAtcctgtggcacagccctgagcctTCTGTGACAGTACGCGGGGTGGACTCTGTGAGGTCACCCCAGTTGTGTGGTGGGAGGTCCCCTCAGGGCTCCCTTGTAGTGCTCACCTTGCCCCTGGCACCACCTGGTCCCTCCCCTCTGGGGGCCTGCATGGAAATTCAGAACAAGATCCAAGCCTCAACAGAAAGCGCTGAGGGGCTCCACATGCTGCCGAACCTGCCCAGGGCTTCCTGTGGGTCCTAGGCTGGGGACATGCTCGGTCCTCAGCTCCTCCTCACATCCTGCCTGGCCTCCCAGCACTGACCACAGGGGCGGGGGTCTGCTTAGTCCTCCCTCGGGTTTGGGGAGTTCAGCCTCTGCCGACCTGaagcctctgccctctgcccaaaTAAACCTCACCTCCCGGGGTCCCTAAGCCAGAAGTCAAGAAACTGCTCACCCCACTCTAGGGCCTCCCAGAGTCCCCACAAGGGCTAGGATCCCTGCCTCCCTGTTGGGTCTTTCCGCTTCAGTCCATCCTCGCATGCAGCCTGGCCCTCAGGCAGGACCGGAGATTGTCCCGTCCGCCATTTTGAGACCCCGCCGCTTTCACAAGATCCCCGGTCTCTCTCAGACCAGCATGTAAGAAAGGCAGACAGACAGAATGTGCTCCCAGGGCCGACTACAGGGGCGGGGATCTGTGGGGTTCCCTCACTCCTCATGCAGGGTCCCCTCAGTCCTCCTTCAGGCACCTCACCTGCCTCCGGCCGGGACCTGGGATTCTCGCCTCTCCCCAGCTGAAGCCCCGCCCCTTATACCACCCCCAGTCTCTCCAAGACCCGGATGTCAGGAAGTCAGACCATGCCTGCTGCGCTCCTCCGACCCCCACAGTTGCCCTGGACTGACGGCAGAGATGAGCTTCTCTGAGGTACCCTCTGATTGGGGTTCAGGGTCCTCTAGTTCCTCCTCAGGGTCCTCAACCTGACACCCCACCGGACCTGGGAATCGGACCACCTAAGGCCCCGCCCCATATGCAAGGTCCCCAGTCTGAGATCCCGACCGACCGACGTCAGGAAGTCAGCCCCCCTACCAGGTCTCCAGTCTGAGATCCAGATATGAGGAAGTGAAACCACGCACGTTGGGCTCATCCTACCCCAGGGCCGCCAAGGACCAACAGCAGCTACAGGCTTCTCCGAGGTCTCCTCTGATTGGGGTCCAGAGTCCGCTCGGTCCTCCCTCAGGGTCCTCAACTTGAAACTCTGGAGGAGCTGGGCTTCTTCCCTCTGCTCACCCGAGGCCACGCCCCCTTTCCCAGGTCCCCAGTTTCTCTGAGACCTGGATGTCAGGAAATGCAGCATGTGCTCAGCCACCCTCTGTGTTCCCTGAGCCTTGATGTGAGGGTCCCGCCTCGGGTCAACACTAGGGGTATCCCTGGATCTGCCAGGGCTCAAGATGAGGTCCCTGAGGGATGATAAAAGGTAACCCCACTGATCCCTGCCCCTGCTGTCAGCCCTGGGCCACCCTGGTGGTGGGATGAGCACTTGGCAGCCTGTTCTGACTTCCGCATCTGCATCTCAGAGACATTAGGCAACTGTTAGAAGGGGCAGGGCCTCAGATGGGAAGAGGGGGAGATCTTAGTTCTTTTGAGGGTCAAGGTGAAGACACTAAGGGAAGACTGAGAGGACGCTGGACCCCAGAGCAGAGTGGGGTCTGGGAGGACATAGGACAGATGAACCATGCTGCATTTCCTGACATCCGGGTGTCAGAGAGACTGGGGACCTGACATAACGGATGGGGCAcgagtggggagaggagagaatcGAAAGCCCTTGCACAGAGACAAGTTGAGGTCCCTGAGGGATGACTGAAGGGACCCCAAGCGAAGACTCTAGGGACCCCAAGGTAAGACTGATGGAACCCCACAGATCTCAGCCCCTGTTATCGGCCCTGGGAGCCCTTGGGGTGAGAAGAGCACACTAGGTCTGTCCTCTCTTCCTGAGTTCCGGGTCTGTGAGCGTGGGGACCAGGTGTGAGGAGCAGGGACCTCTTCCCACCTTTCCTAGTGGGGAGACGACAGAGCCTAGGTCCTACCGGAAGTCAAGGTGAACACCCTGAGCGAGGACTGAGGGTAGTCAGATCTCAGACCAGAGGGAACCTAGGTAGTCCCCAGGCAGGACACCTTCATGCCGCATTGCCTGACCTCCCCGTCAGAGAGACGGGTGAAAGCAGCAGAGCCTCCCGATTGCAGACAGGACACTTGCAGATCTTGCCTGGAGTACAGGCTCCATGCGAGGAGGGACCGAGACAGTTAGACCCCAACAGGGAGGGACTTGGCCCTTGCAGGAGGGTCTTGGAGGGCCCAGAGCAGGGTGGTGAGCAGGGTGAGCAGCTTCTTGACATCTGGCCTAGGGACCTCGTGAGGTGAGGTTTTTCGGGTGGAGTGCGGATGTCTTCAGGTTAGCAGAGGCTGGACACACCAATCCCGATGGAGGACTAAGCAGACCCCTGCCTCTGTGGTCAGTGCTGGGAGGCCAGGCAGGACGTGAGGAGGAGTTGAGGACCGAGCATCTCCCCAGCCTAGGACCCGTGGGATTCCCTGGGCAGGTGTGGCCTCTTGTGGGGCCCCTCAGCACTTTTTGTTCAGGCTAGGGTCTTGTTCTGAGTTTCCTTGCAGGTCCCCAGAGGGTAGGGATCAGGTTGTACCAGGGTAAGGGTGAGCACTGCAAGGGAGCCCTGAGGGGACCTCCCGCCACACAAAACTGAGGGGACCTCACAGAGTCCACCCCTCGTACTGTCacagaaggctgagggctgtgcCACAGGATACCCCCGAGCTGCGTCCTCCCTTTCTctcacaggagctgcaggaaccAGGAGGCGAAAGCAGAGGTCTGAGGCCCATGTCCTGAGGTCAGAGAGCAGAGGTGGTCCAGGCAGTACCCAGAGTCAAGGTGAGGAGGGTGCCCTGAGTGTACACCAGGGGCTCCCCATCCCAGAACAGAGGGGACCCCACATGGGCCTCGTCCCACCACCTTGTCAGCCTCGGAAGTCTTGGACTGTGCTGACTGCACCCTGGGGAGACAcctcacttccttcttcaggtagCCAGGGGACTGGATGCCCCGGAGGCTTGCGCCTGTGAAGTCTGAGAACACCTTTCAAGAGGAGATGCGTAAGTGGCCTGTGGCCGCCCAGGGTGTGGTTTTCAGCTGAGGCTGTTCACAGCCCCTCTTTCCACCATCCAGGCCTGTGGTCCCCATATGTCCCCATCTGCCCTCCGCCCCCCTCCGccgcctccctcctgcctcaggcTGTGGTTTGATCCCAGGCATCCCACTCATGGTCGAGATGAGTGAGCTGAGCAAGCTCGAGGAATAACTTAGgacccaggcccagggcccaTTGGAGGCGCAGCTCTTGGGGCCTGAGGCAGGGGAGACTGCAATCCGCACCccctcagtgtgtgtctgtatttctcccaatgtatctgtgtgtctctcagtgtgtgtgtccctctcaggttgcatctctctgtgtgtctctcagtgtgttttgactctctgaaTCTTtttgtctgtctcagtgtgttgtctctctcagtgtgagtgtgtctgattctctgtgtttgtttgctctcaggactgtgtgtttctcccactgtatgtgtatgtctctgagtgtgtgtgtcccagagagtttgcctctctgtgtgtctctgtgtgtgtctgtcggtatgtgtgtttctctcagtgtgttttgactctctgtttgtgtgtctctctcaataagtgtgtctctctcagtgtgtgtgtctttcagtgtgagtgtgtctgaatctcagtgtttgtgtttgtttgctcaggagtgtgtgtttctcccactgtatgtgtatgtctctcagtgtgtgtgtccctctaagattgcatgtctctgtgtgtctctgtgtgtgtctctcagtgtgttttgactctctctcagtgtgtgtgtccctctcagtgtgagtgtgtctgattctcagtgtttgcgGGTGTCTTACTCGCAGGagtgtttctcttcctggatgagggagtctgtcagtgtgtgtgtccttgtcagtttgcctgtctctgtgtgtctctatgtgtgtctctcagtatgtgtgtctctcagtgtgtttttctgtctctttcagtgtgtgtctttttcagtgtgtCTCTATCATTGTGTTTTtgtatctctctcagtgtgtgtctctgtcagtctgtttctctcattgtgagtgtgcctggttcttagtgtgtgtgtgtgtgtgtttctccctcggtatgtgtatgtctctcagtgtgtgtctgtctcagtttgcatgtctctgcgtgtctctgcatgtgtctctcagtggattttgagtctctgaatgtgtgtgtctgtctcagtgtgtgtgtgtctctcagtgtgagtgtgtctgattctcagtgtttgtgtttgtttgctcccaggaatgtgtgtttctcccactgtatgtgtaaGTACCTCAGTATGTGTGTCCCTGTGAGCttgcctgtctgtgtgtctctgagtgtttctctcagtttgtgtgcgtctctcagtgtgtttttcactgtctctcagtgtgtgtctctctcaggcgTTCTCTCTAATTGTGAGCATGCCAGttgttactctgtgtgtgtgtttctcactcTGTACGTGTAtcttcccagtgtgtgtgtctgtctcagtttacatgtttctttgtgtctctgtgtgtgtctctgagtgtgttttgagtctctgaatgtgtgtgtgtctctcagtgtgtgtgtctctctcagtgtgagtgtgtctgattctcagtgtttgtgtttgtttgctctcaggaatGTGTGTTTGTCCAGCtctatgtgtatgtctctcagtgtgtgtgtcccagtgagtttgcctgtctgtgtgtctctgtgtgtgtctctcatcatgtgtgtctctcagtgtgattttctgtctctgtgtgtctctttctcagtgtgtctccctcattgtgtttttgtatctctctcagtgtgtgtctctgccactgtgtttctctcattgtgagtgttcctggttctttgtgtgtgtgtgtgtttcttcctctgtacgTGTATGTCtccaagtgtgtgtgtctgtctcagtttacatgtttctttgtgtctctgtgtgtgcctctGAGTGTGTTTAGAGTCTctaaatgtgtgtgtctctctcagtgtgtgtgtctctctcagtgtgagtgtgtctgattctcagtgtttgtgcttGTTTGCTCTCAGTAATGTGTGTTTCTCcagctgtatgtgtatgtctctcactgtgtgtttCCTAGTGAGTTTGCCTGTCTGTGCATCCCTgcgtgtttctctcagtgtgtttttaacactctctccgtgtgtgtctctctcaggatatgtgtttttaacactctctccgtgtgtgtctctctcaggatATGTGTCTctccctgtgttttcttttctctcagagtgtgtctctgtgagtgtatctctctcattgtgagtgtgcctggttcttagtgtgtgtctgtatttctcccactgtatgtgtgtgtcttgcAGTGAGTGTGTCCCTCTGAGTTTGCAtacctctgtgtgtttctctcagtgtggtTTGACTGTTctaaatgtgtgtgtctgtctcagtgtgttgTCTGTCTCAGTGTGAACGTGTCTGTTTCTCAGGGTTTGTGCGTGTCTTGCGCTCAGGAGTGTGTGACTTTTCCTGGATGAAGGTGTCTCTCCGTGTGTGTGTCCTTGTCACTTTgctatgtctgtgtgtctctgggctcgtctctctgtatgtgtgtctctcagtgtgtttttcttctCTCAGTGAGCCTCTCGCTGAGTGTGTCTTTCTAattgtgtttctttctctctctctctctgtgtctctgtcagtgtgtttctctcattGCGAGTGGTACTggtactttgtgtgtgtgtgtgtgtttgtgtttctcccagtttATGTGCATGTGCccagtgtgtgtgtacctgtcagattgcatgtctctgtgtctctgtgtgtttctctcagtgtgttttgactctctgaatatgtgtgtctgtctcagtgtgttgtctctctcagtgtgagtgtgtgtgtttctcagggTTTGTGCGTATCTTGCGCTCAGGCGTGTGTGACGCTTCCTGGATGAgggtctctctcagtgtgtgtgcccttgtcagtttgctgtgtctgtgtgtctctggccTTGtcactctgtatgtgtgtctgtgagcaTGTGTGTTCTCAGTGTCTATTtctctctgtctcagtgtgtctctctctcagtgagtgtctctgtcattgtgtctctctcattttgtttttctctgcctctcagtgtgtgtctctgtcagtgtgtctctctcattgtgagtgtgtctggttcttagtgtgtgtgtatgtttctcccaatgtatgtgtatgtctctctgtgtgtatgtctctctgaatttgcatctgtctgtttgtctctgtatgtgtctctcagtgtgttttgagtctctgaatgtgtgtgtctctgtgtgtgtgtgtctctctcagtgtgagtgtgtctgattctcagtgtttgtgtttgtttgctctcaggagtgtgtggttctcccactgtgtgtgtatgtctctgagtgtgtgtgtcccagggagtttgcctctctgtgtgtctctgtgtgtctctctgtcggtgtgtgtctctcagtgtcttttgactctctctgtgtatgtctgtctCAATAAGTGTGTCTCTctagtgtgtgtttctgtctcagtgtgagtgtgtctgattctcagtgtttgtgtttgtttgctctcaggagtgtgtgttttTCCCacggtgtgtgtatgtctctcaggaT
This Budorcas taxicolor isolate Tak-1 chromosome X, Takin1.1, whole genome shotgun sequence DNA region includes the following protein-coding sequences:
- the LOC128069490 gene encoding melanoma-associated antigen 10-like; protein product: MSELSKPEEDFQDPGEAQGPVNAQLLGAEAGVAASASASSPTVSSLGTGESLPQEALNEMIASLMKFLLLKYRAKEPTSQAEMLNKVLRDNQEYFPVVFSQASQCLQLVFGVEVKEVDPREHIYIMVSILGLSCNAMLSSGQSIPKAGLLVLVLNLIMRNGDRAPEQKVWGALSRLGVYAGSVHCIFGEPRTLLTHVWVQEGYLEYRQVPYSHPARYEFLWGPRAYAETSKWEIMAFLLRVKQRALRAFPLQSAEAAREDDEAD